The Verrucomicrobiota bacterium DNA segment CTGCGCCCTGGCCATCAAGCACGGCGTGGTGCCTCCGACCATCAACCTGGATAACCCCAGCCCGGACTGTGACCTCGACTACGTGCCGAACGTCGCTCGTGAACACCCCGTGCGCGTGGCGCTCAACAATTCATTCGGCTTCGGCGGTCATAACGCCACCCTCTGTTTCAAGGGCTTGTGAGGAACGGGTAACGGGTGTCGGGTGTCGGGTCACACGGCGGGCACGGCGATCTGGCGGGCACGACGACAGAGGTTCACACGGCGAGCCACGGCGAGCCACGGCGAACACGGCGGGAAGAGGAGAGAGTTCGGGGTTCGGAGTGGCATCCTGGGGGGTGGGTGCGAGTGCCGGCCTTAGAGTTGCCGCCGGGCCCTCTTAATCTGTGTCAATCCGTGTAATCTGTGGATGATTTCTCTTTTCTGCGTGTTCTGCGGATGATTTATCTTCTCGCTGTGGTCGCCGTGGCTCGCCGTGTTCGCCGTGTGAACCTCTGTCGTTGTGCCCGCCACACCCGCTGCGGCCGCCGTGTGCCCTTAATCTGTGTCAATCTGTGTAATCTGTGGATGATTTCTCTTTTCTGCGTTCTATGCGTGTTCTGCGGATGATTCGGTCTTCCCGCCGTGGGTGCGCGGGTTGCGCCAGGCGGGCCGGCCATCGCGCGGGCGCACCGAATGCACCAGCATCATCTCACCGACATTCTCCGGGGTAACCAGGCCCAGCAACCGTCCGGCCCGGTCCACCACCGGCAATGCCGGGCAACTGCATTCCTGCATCTGGCGCAAAGCCGCTTCGAACGGGGTATGCGGCCCGACGACGGGCAGGTCACGCCGCATGACGTTCATCACGGGCGCCGCGGGCCCATGACGCCTGAGCGCGGCGATCATGTCGTCGCGGGTGAGCACGCCGAGCACGCGCCCGGTGGCGTCGAGGACCGGAAACTCATGTTGGGACGTGCGCAGTAAAGCGTCGACTGCCTCGTCCAGCGTGGCGTGCTCGGGCAGGCTCACCAGGTGCGTCACCATCGCTTCCGAGACCGTCAGGTTGAGCGCCAGATCTTTCATCTGGGCAGTGGCCGCCTCTTGTTGGGCACCCAGGTAGATGAAGAGCGCAATGAAGATCAGCAAGGGATTGCCGAACAGGCCGATGAAGCCGAACAGGAACGCCATCGCCTGGCCGACGCGGGCGGCGATCTGGGTCGCCCGTGCATAATCCATGACCATCGCCAGCAGCGCACGCAGCACCCGCCCGCCATCCATCGGGAAAGCGGGGATCAGGTTGAAGACCACCAGCGAAACGTTCACCGAAGCAAGCTTGGCCAGCATTCCGATGCCGGGCTGCTGCAGCCGTCCAAGGTCCTCGACCCCGGCGTGGCGATGCAGGACGAAGATCAGGACGCCCGCAATGACCACGTTGACCAGCGGACCGGCGATCGCCACGACCAGCTCCTGCCACGGCTTGTCCGGCATGCGTTGGAGGCGGGCCACGCCGCCGATCGGGAGCAACGTGATATCCGGCGTCTGAATGCCGAACTCGCGCGCGGCCAGCGCGTGACCAAACTCGTGAAGGAGCACGCAGGCGAACAAGGCCGCCATGAATAGCACGCCTTGGATCGCGGCAGTGGTGCCGCCGGTCTGGTAGTAACTGAATCCGATCCAGGCCAGAAACAGAAGGAAGGTGATGTGGATCCGAACTTCGGTGCCGGCGAACCGGGCGATTTTGAGAGACCAGCGCATAAGGTGGTAGCGGGTTGCGACGGACGTCGTCCTCGAACGATCGCGCGGACCTCCCAAAGTAACAAGCCCTTCCGCACCTCCGAGGAGCCAAGGCGCAAAACGCCGGACGTGATTGCGCGCAACCGGCCGGCCGATAACCGCCTGAACCCGTGCGTAAGAAGCCCGGACCGTTCCTCACCTCCGGTCAGGCCAGGTCGCCGAGGAACGATGAGTCCGGCACGCTGAACAAGCCGTTAAAGACCAACGCCGCTCCACCCAACGCCGCACTATCCCTTCCGAAAGTCGAGACTTCGATTTCCAATTCTTCGACGGTTGGAAATTTTCTCTCCTCGAGTCTCTTACGTACCCGTTTTTCGACGAATGGATAGAGTTCAGACAACGGTCCCGCCAGGACGACGAGCTTCGGATTAGCGATGTCCGCGAGGTTGCTGATCGTCAGCGCAAGCCATTCCGCCCAGATTTCGACCGCTTTCCGGGCCGTCAACCCGTTCCGTGCAAGATCTTCCAGCAACCCGGCCAGGTCCTTTGCCTTCCCACCCGCCCGCCGGTAGGAGGCTAGCAGGTTGTTTCGCCCGACGCGGCTTTCCAGAAAACCGATCTCCTCGTCCGGGTGGCGCTTCGCCGGTTCCAGACAAAGATGGCCGATTTCACCCGCCAGCCCCATGTAACCGCGAAACAGCTTCCGCTCAGAAATGATTCCTGCACCGACTCCGGAATCCAACAGGAGAACACAAAGGTCGCTGTATCCGACCCGTCCCCCGAACGATAGCTCCGCCAGCGCGGCTGCATTGGCATCGTTCTCAGCGAAGGCCGGCAGGGGCAGCTTCACCAGGAGTTCATTCTTCAGGTCAACGTCGTGCCATCCTAACGTCGGCGCTTTACGAATCACCCCTTGGGCGTTGATCAAACCCGAAACTGCAAAACCGACTCCGCGTAATCGATCGGAATTCTTCAGTCGCTCAGACCAAACCCGGAGAACGAGGTTGGTCAGATCCTGACAGACGGCTTCGGGCTTCGTGCTCCGATGCGGAACGGTTTCATGGTGGATGATTGACCCGAATAGATCGATAAGCAACAGATGCACTTCGTCCGCGCCGATCTCGACGCCGAGAAAATAGGCGCCTGCCCCGTTCAATTTCAGGGCAGCCCCAGGTCGACCGGTAAGCTGCGTCACGAACGCTTCCCCCGTTGCGGCGATGAGACCCTTCTCTATCAACTCGCCGGTAACCAGGGTCACCGTCGATCGGGTCAGGCCAAGGAAACGCGCTATCTCCGCTCTGGAAAGGACTCCCTTTTCTTTCAGCAGCCTCAGAACGCGAGCTTGATTTATGTCGCGGAGAAAAGCAGGTCGAGGCATTGTCGTTTCGCAGGCGTACCCGGATCTGCAGTTGAAGGTTAGAGGCCGCCTGAACAGCGGGGCAAGTGAAGTGATGAAGGTAGGAGAACGCCCTTGCGTTCCCCTTGACGGCAGCAGGCAACGGATATCTCGGCTAACCCTTTCGTACTCGCCCGGCGAGGTCTTCCTTGCCGGAAACAAGCCTGGCAAGCAGCCGTTTGCCGTGCCCGGACGCTCCGAACGATGAAAGGCGGCTCCGCGCGATTTCACGCAACTTTCCGCCCACATGCCGCAAGATCTGCTGGTGCCTCGGTTCATGGTCGGGAGGCAGGGCGGCCGCCTCCTCCAAACCGCGTACGAACCCATTGATCAGGGCAGCCCCGATGTTAATCTTGTAGACATTCAGCATCGCGGCCGCCTTGGTGTCGTCGGGGTGAATTCCGCTGCCGCCGTGCAGGACGAGCGGAATGCCGGTGCTCCCGGCAATCTCGCCCAGGAGGTTGAGATCAAGGCGCGTCTCCTGGCCGTGCACGGATCCGACCGAAACCGCCAGCGTGTCGGTTCCGCTCTTCTCGGCCATCTCCGCCGCGTCATGAGCAGCCGCGGTGACAGCCCCTCCGCCCTGGTACTCACCCCCGAACAACCCGACTTCAGATTCGAGAATCGCACCCGTTTCATGCGCGATTTCAACGAAACGGGCTGTGCCGGCGATGTTATCGGCTAACGGTAGATGCCCGCCGTCATACATAACTGAATAATAGCCGCGGCGTAAGCTGCGGAAGATGTTGCTGTCTTTTCCGGGGTGATCCTGGTGCATCAGGACCGGTACCGGAGCCTTTTCGGCCAGGGTGCGAATCAGCGCCGAGAGTTCATCCATCCCCCCATAGTCGAAATTGATAAAATCGGTCTGAACCATCACGGGCGCGTCTTCAATCTCGGCGGCCTCGATGACCGCGCGCGCCATCTCGAGATTGCTGACGTTAAATGATGGCACGGCAAACCTGTTCTCGAAGACGTAAGCGAGAAATAACCGCGGCTTGGTAACAAACATGAGTTGCCCTTTCGAAAAATGTAGCGGTGATGCGGCGTCCTGAGTTTCCCTTAACCCGCCACCATAAGCCGAACGACCTCGTCATGGTTCGTTTCCGAGATCAGGCGCTCCCCGACTTTTTCGCCGCGCCGCAAGACCAGGATCCGATCGCTGACCTGGAAGATGTCGATGAGGTTGTGAGAAATGAAAATCACTCCTACCCCGTTCTTCTTGAGTTTCTGAATTATCTCCATGACTTTCCGTTGCTCGGGCACGCCCAGGGCCGCCGTCGGTTCGTCCATGATCAACACGCGCGCTTTCCAATGGATGGCACGTCCGATCGCAACCGATTGGCGTTGCCCCCCGGACAGAGACCGGAGGGGATTCTCCGGGTGGTGGATATGGATGTCGAGGTCCTGCAAGGTCACGAGGGCTTCCTGGCGCATCCGGCGGCGGTCGATGAAGGGCAGTCCCAAGACGCGCCGGACGATCTCCCGGCCGAGAAACACGTTGCCGCCGACGTCCAGGTTGTCCGCAATCGCCAGATCCTGGTAGATGGTCTCGATCCCCGCGTCCCTCGCCTGGTGCGGCGTTTCGAGGTGGATTGCCTTGCCGCAGTATTTGATGGTCCCCGTATCGGGCTTGTGCACACCGGAGATGGTCTTGATTAACGTGGATTTGCCTGCGCCGTTGTCGCCCGCCAGGGCAAGCACTTCACCGGGATACAGAGTTAACGAGACGTCTTTCAGGGCTTGCAAACCCCCGAAGCGTTTCGAGATATGCTCCAGGTCGAGTAACGGTTCCTGGTTGGAAGCATTATTCATCAGTTATCGCCTGCCCCCTTTCTGAATCTGGTCGACCAGTACCGAGATGATGATCACCACCCCGACCGCCACAAATTGCCAGAATGGTTCCACATTCACAAAAACCAGACCATATTGAATCACCGCGACGATCAACGCCCCGATGATCGTTCCGATGATCGTTCCGGACCCTCCGAACAGGCTGGCTCCCCCGATCACAACCGCGGCGATGCTGTCGAGCAGCACCGGTTCGCCCGCCTGGGCCGCGCCGGCGGAAAATTTCGCGGTGTAGAAAATCCCGGCGCAGGCCGCCGACAGTGCGGACAGGATGTAGAGCGCAAGCGTGGCCGTGCGCACGTTGATGCCCGCGCGCAGAGCAGCATTCACGTTGCCCCCGATGGCATAGATGTGCTGGCCATAGCGCGTCTGAGAAAGCAGATAGTGCATGGCCAGGATGATCGCGATCGTCAGGAGCACCAGGTTGGGAAACCCGGCGGTTTCGCCATTCCCGATCGCTCCCAGCAAACCGCCCTGCACCGGCACGGTGGTCCCCTTCGCCAACAGGAAGGCAACCCCCCTCGCGACGCCGTACATGCCCAGGGTGCCGATAAACGGCGGTACCCGCAGGTCCGCGATCAGCAGGCCGTTGATCAAGCCGGGCACGACCGCAATGCCGAGCCCGGCCGCAACCGCCACGACGAGGCTTACCCCTGAACCTCCAAACTGTGCCGCCCAATTGTAAACATGGGCGGTCACAACCGCAGAAAGACCCATCGTGAAGCCTACCGACAAGTCGATCCCGCCGGAGATGATGACGAACGTCTGGCCAAGGGCCAGCAGGAGCGGCGTCACGGTAAACAGCGCAATCGATTTCACGTTCAGCGGGTTGAACACGAACGTACCGCCATACGCGACGCGAGCCCAGATCTCGAATGCGGCTAACAGAATCGCCAAAAACAGCCACGCTCGAAAGGCCGCCAAAAGCGCCAGCCAGCGGAACCCCTTCCGGGCTTCACCGCCTGCCAGCGGCACCGGTTTTGTTAGATTCTTTTCTACCAACATTTGATGCGCTCCGTCTAAGTGTCCCGCCTGCCTCCTGAACCAAAGCCGATCGTATGCTGCTAATCTGAGTAGATGAAGCGCTTGACGTTCGGATCGTCGACGTTAGTCTTGTCGATCACGGTAAAGCCGGTGCCGATCAACGGAGGAACCGATTGCCCCGTCAGATGCGCGTAAGCGGTCAGGACTCCGAAGTACCCGATCTCGGCTGGATGCTGGGCAATGGCGATATCCACGGCGCCCGATTTGATCTCCGGAACAATCGAGGACGGAGCATCAAAAGCTACCACCCTCACTTTTCCGGTCGTACCGGCCTGTTTCGCTCCATTCGCCGCGCCCATCGCGGAGAAGAGGTTCGCACCGAACACGCCGGCCAGATCCGAATTGCGCGCCAGGACCGACTGAAACTGCGATGCCGCCTTGTTCGCATCATCATCATTGAACTGGGTCTCCAGAACCGTGACGTTTGGGTGCTTTTTCATCTCATCCTTGAACCCCTGCTCGCGCTGATCGGTCGTCGATATCCCGGGTTTCACGTTCGATACGTAGACTTTACCTTTGTCATTGATGGCTTTCGCCAGTGCGCGCGCGGCGATCTCCCCGCCCAGCACGTTATCGGACGCAACGTAACAGAGCGGAAAATCGGCGTCGCCGGTTCCGGTCTGGTAGTGCCCGTTCCCGATAAACGTGTCGACCGTGATTACCGGTACTCCGGCCTCAGAGGCCTTCTTCAGCGGCGCGACCAACTGGACCTTGTCCGTCGGCGCGATCAGAATGGCGCTCGGGTGCCGCGCGGTAACCGCGTTCAACACCGGGACCTGCGTCACCGGATTAAAATCGGGTGCGCCCTGAAATACCAGCTCGACACCCAACGCCTGCGCGGCCGCCTCCGCACCTTTGTGCATCGTGATGTAGAAAGGGTCCGTCGTAAGCCCGGGGATGAGGGCGATCGTGTACTTGGTGCCGGCCGCCAATGCCGTTCCGATTGGCGAAAAAGCAACGAGTCCGAGGGTAACAGCTACTGCAACTGTATTTATCCAGCGTTTCATATTGGGGGGTTAAACAGGCCGGGCCGCCGCACCATGGATCCAGGATGAAGCCATGGCGTCAGTCACCCGTCCGGTCATGGTTTATGTGAGTTCACCACATCATGGGATGATGGCGATTTTAATGCCTTCGCGTGCGAAGGCCAAATCCAGCGCTTTTTGGTAGTCTTGTAGTGGAATCTCGTGGGTGACGATTTCGTTCACCTTGATTTTACCGCTCTCCAGATAGTCGAGCGCTCTGGGGAAACAGTCGATCTGAGCGAAGGAGCCCTTGATCGTGATTTCGCGGCGCATGATGTCGGCCGGCGTGATCCGGGCCATAGCATCGTCGGGATAGACGGCATAGACCATGACGGTGCCGCGGCGCCGGGTAAAACGAATCGCATCCTGCAACAACCCGGTGGAACCGGTCGCCTCGATGACGTAATCAAATCCGTTCGGACTGACCTCCCGGAGACCCTGACGATGAACTTCAGGATTTTTCCGGTCGATCGCCACCACCTCATCGGCAGCCAGGCGCGCGATCAGATCCAGTTTCGGACCGGCCGGAGCCGCGACGGTTAGATGCGACGCGCCATTCAGTTTGAGCAGTTGCGCCAGTACCTGCCCGGTGGGCCCGGCGCCCAGCAACAGGACCCTGCTGCCCGGCTTCATCGCCAGGGTTTGCATGCCGTGTACCGCGCAAGCGGTCGGTTCGACCATGACGGCTTCGCGGGTGGAAAGCTTTTCAATGGGGAACACCAGGTCGGAGCGAAGCTTGATGTACTCCGCAAAAGCTCCATTAACCTCTACGCCGATGCCGTCAAGGTTTTCGCATTCCAGGAAGTCTCCCCGTTTACAGTAGAAACACCGGCCGCAGGCCATCGTCGTGCTTGCCGTCGCCCGCTGGCCTTTTTTGAGTCCGGTGACGGCAGAGCCGAGTTCAACGATCTCGCCCGAAAACTCGTGCCCGGGCGTCAGGGGGAAACGCGGCCCGAACTCGCCTTCGTGGACGTGAAGATCGGTACCGCAGACCCCGCAGGCGTGAACGCGGAGAAGAATCTCACTGGGTTGGATTTCCGGAACGGGAACGTCTCGGTACGCGAAGTTACGAGGGGCATCGTAAACAATGGCTTTCATCATGGTGAGATTGAGCGGCGCACAGTCAAGGAGGGAGAAGGATTCGCCAGAGTTTGTTGTAAAAACAAACGAAGTCAACGGGATTTTTAAAAATCTTCCCACGGTCTCTCAAACGACGCTCACCCGGAGAGACCGGATTAACTTAAATCATCCGCAGAACACGCAGAGAACGCAGAAAAGAGAAAACATCCACAGATTACACAGATTGACACAGATTAAGGGCACACGGCGGCCGCAGCGGGTGTGGCGGGCACAACGACAGAGGTTCACACGGCGAACACGGCGAGCCACGGCGACCACGGCGGGAAGACTAAATCATCCGCAGAACACGCAGAAAAGAGGAAAGCATCCACAGATTCCACAGATTGACACAGATTAAGAGGGCCCGGCAGGAACAGGAACTTTAGAATTGATATGGGCATCTCGCACCCATGATGCCGCTCCGAACCCCGAACTCTCTCCTCTTCCCGCCATGGTCGCCGTGTTCGCCGTGTGAACTCTTACGTCGTGCCCGCCAGATCGCCGTGCCCGCCGTGTGACCCGACACCTGAGTCACACCTTCACCCGCTCGATATGAGCGCCGAGG contains these protein-coding regions:
- a CDS encoding site-2 protease family protein; protein product: MRWSLKIARFAGTEVRIHITFLLFLAWIGFSYYQTGGTTAAIQGVLFMAALFACVLLHEFGHALAAREFGIQTPDITLLPIGGVARLQRMPDKPWQELVVAIAGPLVNVVIAGVLIFVLHRHAGVEDLGRLQQPGIGMLAKLASVNVSLVVFNLIPAFPMDGGRVLRALLAMVMDYARATQIAARVGQAMAFLFGFIGLFGNPLLIFIALFIYLGAQQEAATAQMKDLALNLTVSEAMVTHLVSLPEHATLDEAVDALLRTSQHEFPVLDATGRVLGVLTRDDMIAALRRHGPAAPVMNVMRRDLPVVGPHTPFEAALRQMQECSCPALPVVDRAGRLLGLVTPENVGEMMLVHSVRPRDGRPAWRNPRTHGGKTESSAEHA
- a CDS encoding ROK family transcriptional regulator — its product is MPRPAFLRDINQARVLRLLKEKGVLSRAEIARFLGLTRSTVTLVTGELIEKGLIAATGEAFVTQLTGRPGAALKLNGAGAYFLGVEIGADEVHLLLIDLFGSIIHHETVPHRSTKPEAVCQDLTNLVLRVWSERLKNSDRLRGVGFAVSGLINAQGVIRKAPTLGWHDVDLKNELLVKLPLPAFAENDANAAALAELSFGGRVGYSDLCVLLLDSGVGAGIISERKLFRGYMGLAGEIGHLCLEPAKRHPDEEIGFLESRVGRNNLLASYRRAGGKAKDLAGLLEDLARNGLTARKAVEIWAEWLALTISNLADIANPKLVVLAGPLSELYPFVEKRVRKRLEERKFPTVEELEIEVSTFGRDSAALGGAALVFNGLFSVPDSSFLGDLA
- a CDS encoding class II fructose-bisphosphate aldolase, yielding MFVTKPRLFLAYVFENRFAVPSFNVSNLEMARAVIEAAEIEDAPVMVQTDFINFDYGGMDELSALIRTLAEKAPVPVLMHQDHPGKDSNIFRSLRRGYYSVMYDGGHLPLADNIAGTARFVEIAHETGAILESEVGLFGGEYQGGGAVTAAAHDAAEMAEKSGTDTLAVSVGSVHGQETRLDLNLLGEIAGSTGIPLVLHGGSGIHPDDTKAAAMLNVYKINIGAALINGFVRGLEEAAALPPDHEPRHQQILRHVGGKLREIARSRLSSFGASGHGKRLLARLVSGKEDLAGRVRKG
- a CDS encoding sugar ABC transporter ATP-binding protein, producing MNNASNQEPLLDLEHISKRFGGLQALKDVSLTLYPGEVLALAGDNGAGKSTLIKTISGVHKPDTGTIKYCGKAIHLETPHQARDAGIETIYQDLAIADNLDVGGNVFLGREIVRRVLGLPFIDRRRMRQEALVTLQDLDIHIHHPENPLRSLSGGQRQSVAIGRAIHWKARVLIMDEPTAALGVPEQRKVMEIIQKLKKNGVGVIFISHNLIDIFQVSDRILVLRRGEKVGERLISETNHDEVVRLMVAG
- a CDS encoding ribose ABC transporter, translating into MLVEKNLTKPVPLAGGEARKGFRWLALLAAFRAWLFLAILLAAFEIWARVAYGGTFVFNPLNVKSIALFTVTPLLLALGQTFVIISGGIDLSVGFTMGLSAVVTAHVYNWAAQFGGSGVSLVVAVAAGLGIAVVPGLINGLLIADLRVPPFIGTLGMYGVARGVAFLLAKGTTVPVQGGLLGAIGNGETAGFPNLVLLTIAIILAMHYLLSQTRYGQHIYAIGGNVNAALRAGINVRTATLALYILSALSAACAGIFYTAKFSAGAAQAGEPVLLDSIAAVVIGGASLFGGSGTIIGTIIGALIVAVIQYGLVFVNVEPFWQFVAVGVVIIISVLVDQIQKGGRR
- a CDS encoding substrate-binding domain-containing protein, with the protein product MKRWINTVAVAVTLGLVAFSPIGTALAAGTKYTIALIPGLTTDPFYITMHKGAEAAAQALGVELVFQGAPDFNPVTQVPVLNAVTARHPSAILIAPTDKVQLVAPLKKASEAGVPVITVDTFIGNGHYQTGTGDADFPLCYVASDNVLGGEIAARALAKAINDKGKVYVSNVKPGISTTDQREQGFKDEMKKHPNVTVLETQFNDDDANKAASQFQSVLARNSDLAGVFGANLFSAMGAANGAKQAGTTGKVRVVAFDAPSSIVPEIKSGAVDIAIAQHPAEIGYFGVLTAYAHLTGQSVPPLIGTGFTVIDKTNVDDPNVKRFIYSD
- a CDS encoding zinc-dependent alcohol dehydrogenase family protein — protein: MMKAIVYDAPRNFAYRDVPVPEIQPSEILLRVHACGVCGTDLHVHEGEFGPRFPLTPGHEFSGEIVELGSAVTGLKKGQRATASTTMACGRCFYCKRGDFLECENLDGIGVEVNGAFAEYIKLRSDLVFPIEKLSTREAVMVEPTACAVHGMQTLAMKPGSRVLLLGAGPTGQVLAQLLKLNGASHLTVAAPAGPKLDLIARLAADEVVAIDRKNPEVHRQGLREVSPNGFDYVIEATGSTGLLQDAIRFTRRRGTVMVYAVYPDDAMARITPADIMRREITIKGSFAQIDCFPRALDYLESGKIKVNEIVTHEIPLQDYQKALDLAFAREGIKIAIIP